One genomic region from Verrucomicrobiota bacterium encodes:
- a CDS encoding Sir2 family NAD-dependent protein deacetylase translates to MAKASTEIERLIQLLRASKNVLVFTGAGISTGSGIPEFRGPNGVWKKRQPVYYQDFMASEAARIEHWDYKLEAWNAFRDARPNATHEAVAQLERAGKLLMVVTQNIDGLHSRAGTSAERLVELHGTNSEVECQTCLRRSDPEAHFDHFRKSRRPPLCECGGFLKPATISFGQNLRPKDLSRAEDAASRADFVIALGSTLSVYPAAEIPLLAARNGVPYVIINRGETEHDALPQVTIRIEEDVEKVFPPAVVVALGSVEAFVP, encoded by the coding sequence ATGGCCAAAGCAAGCACCGAGATCGAGCGATTGATTCAACTGCTTCGCGCGTCAAAGAACGTTCTCGTCTTCACCGGCGCGGGCATCTCGACCGGCAGCGGCATTCCGGAATTTCGCGGGCCAAACGGAGTCTGGAAAAAACGCCAACCGGTCTATTACCAGGATTTCATGGCGTCGGAAGCGGCGCGCATCGAACACTGGGATTACAAACTCGAAGCCTGGAACGCCTTTCGGGACGCGCGACCGAACGCCACGCACGAAGCCGTCGCGCAACTCGAACGCGCCGGCAAACTGCTCATGGTCGTCACACAAAACATCGACGGCCTCCATTCGCGCGCTGGAACGTCCGCAGAACGTCTGGTGGAATTGCACGGCACGAACAGCGAGGTGGAATGCCAGACTTGTTTGCGACGCTCCGATCCGGAAGCGCACTTCGATCATTTCCGCAAGTCACGACGCCCGCCGTTGTGTGAATGTGGTGGCTTTCTGAAACCGGCCACCATCAGTTTCGGCCAGAACCTTCGCCCGAAAGATTTGTCGCGCGCCGAGGACGCGGCGAGCCGCGCCGATTTCGTCATCGCGCTTGGTTCCACACTTTCTGTTTATCCGGCGGCGGAAATTCCCCTGCTCGCGGCGCGAAACGGTGTGCCCTACGTCATCATCAATCGCGGTGAAACCGAGCATGACGCGCTGCCCCAAGTCACGATCCGAATTGAAGAAGATGTGGAAAAAGTTTTTCCGCCTGCGGTCGTCGTCGCGCTCGGCAGTGTTGAAGCATTCGTCCCTTAA
- a CDS encoding efflux RND transporter periplasmic adaptor subunit: MKTFFVVMAVVAVGGGGVYVWKGLDKTNHTNGNPGRPTTAIVESRDIHFAVNAAGEIGPADQVSVRPEINGKINSLLVDLGDQVKKGSVLFGLDDQDLQTQRSLTLISIEAARLNLEKTKRDYERSVQLYNDKLISQELFDDTKTEYDLAKNTLQKVEKDLGLVEYQLTKTKILAPFDCTILTRPVSVGQAVSGSGGVAGGTEVLTIANLNEMVINAHINQADVARLKAQQQVEVQVEAVPGLRVNGKVERIAPQATIKNNIKGFATRILLKDVDKRIRPGMTANIKIPVAAADNVLAVPLSAVFTELNEETQQNERFVYVVKNESYERRPVLIGVSDFFYAEVEKGLSSGEVVALELPKEELARLVKSPLGVNTNKVEASAGKSESTSKTGGTGKAAPATVPRTR, encoded by the coding sequence ATGAAAACTTTCTTTGTGGTAATGGCAGTTGTGGCAGTGGGTGGCGGCGGCGTTTATGTTTGGAAAGGTTTGGACAAGACCAACCACACGAACGGGAACCCCGGACGACCAACCACCGCCATTGTTGAATCCCGCGACATCCATTTTGCGGTCAACGCCGCCGGTGAAATCGGACCGGCCGACCAGGTCTCCGTGCGCCCGGAAATCAATGGCAAGATCAATTCTTTGTTGGTGGACCTTGGCGATCAGGTCAAGAAGGGCAGCGTGTTGTTTGGACTCGACGATCAAGACCTGCAGACGCAACGTTCCTTGACGCTCATCTCCATCGAGGCGGCGCGCCTGAATCTGGAGAAAACCAAGCGCGACTATGAACGCAGCGTGCAACTCTACAACGACAAGCTGATTTCCCAGGAGTTGTTCGATGATACCAAGACCGAATACGACCTCGCCAAGAACACTCTCCAAAAAGTCGAGAAGGATCTCGGCTTGGTGGAATATCAACTGACGAAGACAAAAATCCTCGCCCCATTTGATTGCACAATTCTGACGCGCCCGGTTTCAGTCGGACAGGCAGTGTCCGGCTCCGGCGGGGTTGCCGGCGGCACGGAGGTTTTGACCATCGCCAACCTCAACGAGATGGTCATCAACGCCCACATCAACCAGGCGGACGTCGCCCGGCTGAAAGCGCAACAGCAAGTCGAAGTGCAGGTGGAAGCGGTGCCCGGGCTGAGAGTGAACGGCAAGGTGGAACGCATCGCGCCGCAGGCCACGATCAAAAACAACATCAAAGGTTTTGCCACTCGCATCCTGCTGAAAGATGTCGATAAGCGCATCCGGCCCGGCATGACCGCGAACATCAAGATTCCCGTTGCCGCCGCCGACAATGTTTTGGCGGTGCCTTTGTCAGCCGTTTTCACCGAGCTGAATGAGGAGACCCAACAGAACGAGAGGTTTGTTTACGTGGTGAAGAATGAGAGTTATGAACGCCGGCCCGTCCTTATTGGTGTGTCTGATTTTTTTTATGCGGAGGTGGAAAAGGGGTTGTCGTCCGGTGAAGTCGTCGCGTTGGAATTGCCCAAGGAAGAACTGGCCCGGCTCGTCAAGTCGCCGCTGGGCGTCAACACGAACAAGGTTGAAGCCAGCGCCGGCAAGTCGGAGAGCACTTCAAAAACCGGCGGCACGGGCAAGGCCGCTCCCGCCACGGTTCCTCGCACCCGCTGA
- a CDS encoding ABC transporter ATP-binding protein: MVELRNVSKIYLLGGEEIRALDDVSLDIETGEFISIIGPSGSGKSTLMHILGCLDTPTKGTIKLDGTMIQGASPRELAGIRNRKIGFVFQFFNLLPKLNVLQNVELPMVYSGVSGRERRERSMAALKMVDLENRSKHRPSQLSGGQQQRVAIARALVNSPKIIFADEPTGNLDTNTGEAILQLFCKLSGEGSTVILVTHDPEIAAVTPRRIEIRDGKIAEKVDPRLAGLDRAVAVTPQVA, translated from the coding sequence CTGGTCGAACTTCGCAACGTCAGCAAAATTTACCTGCTCGGCGGGGAGGAAATTCGCGCGCTGGACGATGTCTCCCTCGACATTGAAACCGGCGAGTTCATTTCCATCATCGGCCCTTCCGGCAGCGGCAAATCCACTTTGATGCACATTCTCGGTTGTCTCGACACGCCGACCAAGGGCACGATCAAACTGGACGGCACCATGATCCAAGGAGCGTCGCCGCGTGAACTGGCCGGCATTCGCAACCGCAAGATTGGTTTCGTTTTCCAGTTCTTCAATCTGCTGCCGAAACTGAACGTCCTGCAGAACGTGGAACTGCCGATGGTTTACAGCGGCGTGTCCGGCCGCGAACGACGCGAGCGCTCCATGGCTGCGCTTAAGATGGTCGATTTGGAAAACCGCAGCAAGCACCGCCCCTCGCAACTTTCGGGCGGGCAACAGCAGCGGGTGGCCATCGCCCGCGCCCTCGTGAACTCACCCAAAATCATTTTCGCCGATGAACCGACCGGCAATCTCGATACGAACACGGGCGAAGCCATTCTCCAATTATTCTGCAAGTTGAGTGGCGAAGGCAGCACCGTCATCCTCGTCACGCACGATCCGGAAATCGCCGCCGTCACACCGCGTCGCATTGAAATCCGCGACGGCAAGATTGCTGAGAAAGTTGATCCCCGGTTGGCTGGACTCGATCGGGCGGTCGCCGTTACCCCGCAGGTCGCATGA
- a CDS encoding PhoPQ-activated pathogenicity-related family protein, with the protein MGWRHLLLALAIGLSLTGYAQVASYSRAGAAPTPLDKYVATPDPNYSYHLVDTVKGEGQTTYILEMTSQAYLTTNEVNRPLWKHWMVMVKPDKVESSKSLLFIGGGNNNGGPPKSAEANMVKVAVETKSVVTELRQVPNQPLTFVGESFGRSEDSFIAYTWNKFLHTGDPKWPARLPMTKSAVRAMDTVTAFLGSPEGGNVKVDSFVVAGGSKRGWTTWTTAAVDKRVIAIVPFVIDLLNIEPSFKHHWEAYGFWAPAVGDYVAMGLMDWNGTPEYRALMKIEEPYEYRDRLTMPKFIINAGGDQFFLPDSAQFYFKDLPGTKYLRYVPNADHSLRGSDAWETLLACYNAVLTGGHLPEFTWALEKDGSLRVKTIDKPAAVKLWQATDPNARDFRLEKIGPAYHSSELTDEGGGMYVGKVPKPEKGWTAFFVELTYKNGGPAPFKFTTQVSVVPDVLPYTFVPKTAKK; encoded by the coding sequence ATGGGCTGGCGGCACCTGCTTCTCGCCTTGGCCATCGGCCTTTCTCTGACCGGTTACGCGCAAGTCGCGTCTTATTCCAGGGCCGGCGCCGCGCCCACTCCGCTCGACAAATACGTCGCCACACCCGATCCAAATTACAGTTATCATCTTGTGGACACCGTCAAGGGCGAGGGCCAGACCACTTACATTTTGGAAATGACCTCGCAAGCCTACTTGACCACGAACGAGGTGAACCGACCGCTTTGGAAACATTGGATGGTCATGGTCAAGCCCGACAAGGTTGAGAGCTCCAAGTCGCTCCTGTTCATTGGCGGCGGCAATAACAACGGCGGCCCGCCGAAATCAGCCGAGGCCAACATGGTCAAGGTCGCCGTCGAGACGAAATCCGTCGTCACGGAATTACGACAAGTGCCGAACCAGCCGCTGACCTTCGTCGGAGAATCGTTTGGTCGTTCGGAGGATTCTTTTATTGCTTATACCTGGAACAAGTTCCTTCACACCGGCGACCCCAAATGGCCGGCACGTCTGCCGATGACCAAGAGCGCCGTGCGCGCCATGGATACCGTGACCGCGTTTCTCGGCAGCCCGGAGGGTGGCAACGTAAAGGTTGATTCGTTTGTGGTCGCGGGCGGCTCCAAGCGCGGCTGGACAACGTGGACGACGGCGGCAGTGGATAAGCGCGTCATTGCCATTGTTCCATTTGTGATTGATCTGCTGAACATTGAACCCTCTTTCAAGCATCACTGGGAGGCCTACGGATTCTGGGCGCCGGCGGTGGGCGATTATGTGGCGATGGGCCTCATGGACTGGAACGGCACGCCGGAATACCGGGCGCTGATGAAAATTGAGGAGCCGTATGAATACCGTGACCGACTGACGATGCCCAAGTTCATCATCAACGCCGGAGGCGATCAATTCTTCCTGCCCGACTCGGCGCAGTTTTACTTCAAGGATTTGCCGGGCACGAAATATCTTCGCTACGTTCCCAATGCCGATCACTCGCTGCGCGGGTCAGACGCCTGGGAAACATTGCTCGCCTGTTACAACGCGGTCCTGACCGGGGGACATCTTCCGGAGTTTACTTGGGCGCTGGAGAAGGACGGCTCTCTGCGTGTGAAGACGATCGACAAGCCGGCGGCGGTTAAACTCTGGCAGGCCACCGATCCGAATGCCCGCGATTTCCGGCTCGAAAAGATTGGACCGGCGTATCACAGCAGTGAATTGACGGACGAAGGTGGCGGCATGTATGTCGGCAAAGTGCCCAAACCGGAAAAAGGCTGGACGGCATTTTTTGTTGAATTGACCTACAAGAATGGCGGACCGGCCCCGTTTAAATTCACAACGCAAGTGAGCGTGGTCCCCGACGTTTTGCCTTACACCTTTGTGCCGAAGACGGCCAAGAAGTGA
- a CDS encoding rhomboid family intramembrane serine protease: protein MRQIGHLETESAARTFGDYLIVQGIKNEIEMEKGLGWAVWVHAEEEMERAKQLLADYRANPKDAKFRAEAKATKLREREKEEQKAYEQRIRGRRHLFRPLREYGFGPLTFAMIVISVVVFVLSKMGDDPEAIMGLFVTKFDISGGYIQWERGLQEIRHGEIWRLFTPMFIHFGPIHILFNMLWLRDLGSMIEGRQSTWHLALFSLTVAALSNLGQYLVSGPHFGGMSGVVYGLLGYIWIRGKFDPASGLFVHKSTVTMMIVWFFLCFTPLLGHIANTAHAVGLGMGMAWGYLSSLKYR from the coding sequence ATGCGACAGATCGGCCATCTCGAAACTGAATCCGCCGCCCGCACCTTTGGCGACTATCTCATTGTGCAAGGCATCAAGAACGAGATTGAGATGGAGAAGGGACTGGGGTGGGCGGTCTGGGTTCACGCGGAAGAGGAGATGGAGCGCGCGAAGCAATTGCTGGCCGACTATCGCGCAAACCCGAAAGACGCGAAGTTTCGAGCGGAGGCAAAGGCGACGAAGCTCCGCGAACGGGAAAAGGAGGAACAGAAAGCCTACGAACAACGCATTCGCGGTCGGCGGCATTTGTTTCGTCCGCTTCGAGAATACGGCTTTGGCCCGCTGACGTTTGCGATGATCGTCATCAGCGTGGTCGTTTTTGTGCTTTCGAAAATGGGCGACGATCCGGAAGCGATCATGGGTTTGTTTGTCACGAAGTTCGACATCAGTGGCGGTTACATTCAGTGGGAACGCGGTTTGCAGGAAATCCGGCACGGTGAAATCTGGCGGCTGTTCACGCCGATGTTCATCCATTTCGGTCCAATTCACATCCTTTTCAACATGCTTTGGCTGCGCGACTTGGGCAGCATGATCGAAGGCCGACAAAGCACTTGGCATCTGGCCCTTTTCTCACTGACAGTCGCCGCCCTTTCAAATCTGGGCCAATACCTGGTCAGCGGGCCTCATTTCGGAGGAATGTCTGGCGTCGTTTACGGTTTGCTCGGCTACATATGGATCAGAGGAAAATTTGATCCAGCTTCAGGCCTGTTTGTGCACAAATCCACAGTCACGATGATGATCGTCTGGTTTTTTCTGTGCTTCACTCCTTTGCTGGGGCACATCGCCAACACCGCCCACGCCGTCGGCTTGGGGATGGGCATGGCGTGGGGTTATCTCAGCAGTCTCAAGTATCGCTAA
- a CDS encoding gamma-glutamyltransferase: MCPKVVLRDERPKAALGGAGGRKIPNAIFGVQTGYIGLGRSMEGAISAPRRHSISKCPVTRSVPAPW, from the coding sequence ATGTGCCCAAAAGTTGTGCTGCGCGATGAGAGGCCGAAGGCGGCTTTGGGCGGCGCTGGCGGACGCAAAATTCCCAACGCCATCTTTGGTGTCCAGACTGGGTATATTGGACTCGGAAGGTCGATGGAGGGCGCGATTTCCGCGCCGCGCCGGCACAGTATTTCAAAATGCCCGGTTACAAGATCGGTGCCCGCGCCCTGGTGA
- a CDS encoding amino acid ABC transporter ATP-binding protein, producing MKLRLDHISKRFDGHLVLDAVTLALEKVHTLALIGPSGGGKTTLLRVIAGLEYLDTGAVEINDERVVFEENYLLKHRRTIGTVFQAFNLFPHLTALQNITLPLEKVHGHPLAEAQEIARQLLERFRLANHAHKRPAELSGGQRQRVAIARAISIKPRLLLFDEPTSALDPEMTAEVLDMIKELREEGRDFILVTHEMGFARQVADQVALLADGRIVEAGPVQQVFDHPNFPQSREFLAKVLKY from the coding sequence ATGAAACTCCGGCTCGATCACATTTCCAAGCGCTTCGACGGCCACCTTGTGCTCGACGCCGTGACGCTCGCGCTCGAGAAAGTTCACACGCTGGCGCTCATCGGTCCGTCGGGCGGCGGCAAAACGACTTTGCTGCGCGTTATCGCCGGATTGGAATACCTCGATACGGGCGCGGTTGAAATCAATGACGAACGCGTGGTGTTCGAGGAGAATTACCTGCTCAAACATCGCCGAACCATCGGCACGGTTTTCCAGGCATTCAATCTCTTTCCCCACTTGACCGCGTTGCAAAACATCACGCTGCCGTTGGAAAAAGTGCACGGCCACCCACTGGCCGAAGCGCAGGAAATTGCGCGGCAATTGCTGGAGCGATTTCGTCTCGCCAACCACGCGCACAAACGACCGGCGGAATTGTCCGGCGGCCAGCGTCAGCGCGTCGCCATCGCCCGCGCGATCTCGATCAAGCCGCGCCTGCTATTGTTCGACGAACCCACCTCGGCGCTCGATCCGGAGATGACCGCTGAAGTATTGGATATGATCAAGGAACTGCGCGAGGAAGGGCGCGACTTCATTTTGGTGACGCATGAGATGGGCTTCGCGCGGCAGGTCGCCGATCAAGTTGCGTTGCTGGCAGACGGACGAATCGTGGAAGCCGGGCCGGTGCAACAAGTTTTCGACCATCCGAACTTTCCTCAAAGCCGGGAATTTCTTGCCAAAGTGCTGAAGTATTAA
- a CDS encoding metallophosphoesterase, translating into MPIHLPPITRRQFLTRSIAVGAGLFISPRPVSAEASDPHSLILLADTHIAADRNKSARDVNMTDNLKTVAEEFIALPKRPSGVLVNGDCAFNTGEPGDYATLTELLKPIRQAGLPIHLTLGNHDARDHFWAALTEVKAVKRPLADKHVAMLRTLRANWFLLDSLETTNVTPGLLGDAQRDWLVKTLDENADKPAVVFAHHNPQKDNAPSGLKDTERFFEVIEPRKQVKAYIFGHTHNWNVTKTDGGIHLINLPPVAYVFEKGKPNGWVQAMMQPDSLRLELHCLDRMHKDHGQVLNLKWRAG; encoded by the coding sequence ATGCCAATTCACCTTCCGCCAATCACGCGCCGGCAATTTCTGACGCGGTCAATCGCCGTTGGCGCGGGCTTGTTCATTAGCCCGCGGCCCGTGTCCGCTGAAGCAAGCGACCCGCACAGTCTGATTCTGCTGGCGGACACGCACATCGCCGCCGACCGAAACAAAAGCGCGCGCGATGTGAACATGACGGATAATTTGAAGACCGTCGCGGAAGAGTTCATCGCGTTACCCAAGCGACCGTCGGGTGTGCTGGTCAATGGCGATTGCGCCTTCAACACGGGCGAACCAGGCGACTACGCCACATTGACGGAGTTGCTCAAACCGATCCGCCAGGCGGGACTGCCGATTCATCTGACCTTGGGCAATCACGACGCGCGCGATCATTTCTGGGCCGCCTTGACCGAGGTGAAGGCAGTGAAGCGTCCGCTCGCCGACAAGCACGTCGCCATGTTGCGCACGCTGCGGGCGAACTGGTTTCTGCTCGATTCACTAGAAACCACGAACGTGACGCCCGGTTTGCTGGGCGATGCGCAACGCGATTGGCTCGTGAAAACTCTCGATGAGAACGCCGACAAACCGGCCGTTGTTTTTGCTCACCACAATCCGCAAAAGGACAACGCGCCTTCCGGCCTTAAGGACACGGAAAGATTCTTTGAAGTCATCGAGCCGCGCAAACAGGTCAAGGCTTACATTTTCGGCCATACGCACAATTGGAACGTCACAAAGACGGACGGCGGCATCCACCTCATCAACCTCCCGCCGGTCGCTTACGTTTTTGAAAAGGGAAAACCCAACGGTTGGGTGCAAGCGATGATGCAGCCGGACAGTCTCCGCCTCGAATTGCATTGTCTCGACCGCATGCACAAGGACCACGGCCAAGTGCTGAATTTGAAATGGCGTGCCGGTTAA
- a CDS encoding ABC transporter permease, whose translation MNFWNAIVIGFKEIWAHKFRSLLTMLGIILGVSSLVAMSAMIKGMENGAKEALVAIGGLQKIRVEPQKVPIYQRHLLDQAVGVTINDVYALQSSAPLAARVSPEMRLYGATVSANTKTYRPWNCTGVWPVALEMYEHVVEHGRMFNEIDDEMARSVCVIGTDVRDELFGSPEQVGHEIIPLGETINLNGQALTIIGMFQHYESEQDRKERELAAQKTQTNKTSVVRSRGWGGNNRNWAFRLKNATVFIPLNTMWIKFRAGGGAAQGGWGAMVSPSDPRLSGLDVKIAEVEQMNPALQQIRNVLMSTHKGIEDFSFRTQEEWAENINIFIHNARMSGGIIAGISLLVGGIGIMNIMLASISGRIREIGIRKAVGAGTSDVFIQILIESVVIAVVGGLVGLMTSYGLVRSMSSFSPSGNDPVITVTAMTVAFSFSVCIGILAGLFPAFKAARLNPIVALRYE comes from the coding sequence ATGAATTTTTGGAACGCCATTGTCATCGGGTTCAAGGAAATCTGGGCGCACAAATTCCGCTCGTTGTTGACGATGTTGGGGATCATTCTCGGCGTCTCGAGCCTGGTCGCCATGTCGGCCATGATCAAAGGCATGGAGAATGGCGCGAAGGAGGCGTTGGTCGCCATTGGCGGGCTGCAAAAAATCCGGGTCGAGCCACAGAAAGTTCCCATCTATCAACGGCACTTGCTGGACCAGGCCGTGGGCGTGACCATCAACGACGTTTATGCCTTGCAGTCCAGCGCCCCGCTGGCGGCGCGCGTTTCTCCCGAAATGCGGTTATACGGCGCGACCGTTTCGGCGAACACGAAGACGTATCGTCCGTGGAATTGCACCGGCGTCTGGCCGGTGGCGCTGGAGATGTACGAACACGTTGTCGAACACGGTCGCATGTTCAATGAAATTGATGACGAGATGGCGCGCAGCGTCTGTGTCATCGGCACGGACGTGCGCGATGAACTGTTTGGTTCACCGGAACAGGTTGGCCACGAAATCATTCCACTGGGCGAAACCATCAACCTCAACGGCCAGGCGCTCACGATCATCGGCATGTTTCAACATTACGAGAGCGAACAGGATCGGAAGGAACGCGAACTGGCCGCCCAAAAAACGCAGACCAACAAGACCAGTGTCGTGCGCAGCCGTGGTTGGGGCGGCAACAACCGGAATTGGGCCTTCCGACTCAAGAACGCCACGGTCTTCATTCCGCTCAACACGATGTGGATCAAATTCCGCGCCGGCGGCGGTGCCGCCCAGGGGGGTTGGGGCGCCATGGTCAGTCCATCCGATCCGCGCTTGTCCGGCTTGGATGTGAAAATCGCCGAGGTCGAACAAATGAACCCCGCGCTGCAACAAATCCGCAATGTGCTGATGAGCACGCATAAGGGCATCGAAGATTTTTCCTTTCGCACCCAGGAGGAGTGGGCGGAGAACATCAACATCTTCATCCACAACGCCCGGATGAGTGGCGGCATCATCGCCGGCATCAGTTTATTGGTGGGCGGGATTGGCATCATGAACATCATGCTGGCCAGTATTTCCGGGCGCATTCGCGAAATCGGCATTCGCAAGGCGGTGGGCGCCGGCACAAGCGACGTTTTCATTCAAATCCTCATTGAGAGTGTGGTAATCGCAGTGGTGGGCGGACTGGTTGGACTGATGACTTCGTATGGGCTGGTGCGATCAATGAGTTCGTTTTCGCCTTCGGGCAACGATCCCGTCATCACGGTCACAGCCATGACGGTGGCGTTCAGCTTCAGCGTTTGCATCGGCATCCTCGCCGGTTTGTTTCCCGCCTTCAAAGCCGCCAGACTCAATCCGATTGTGGCCCTGAGATATGAATAG
- a CDS encoding sulfatase-like hydrolase/transferase: MKRQFSILLVCCCLTAAISPAVESAQTRSRKPNVLFIAADDLNNALGCYGHSLVKSPNIDRIAARGVRFDRAYCQFPLCSPSRVSLLTGLRPDTTRIFDLKVDFRKSTLPDVVTLPQLFRQHGYFVARVGKIFHYGVPGQIGTDGLDDPQSWDEVVNPRGRDKDEEGKLTNYTPRRGLGSALAFLAADGTDEEQTDGKGAAAAVRLLEEHKDKPFFLAVGFYRPHCPYIAPKNYFDMYPLEKIKLAQNPANDLADIPPVALYTKPPDWGLTEPQQREAMRAYFAAISFMDAQVGKLLEALDRLKLWENTIVVLWGDHGYLLGEHRQWMKMSLFEESARVPLIIAAPSQKAQGKGSGRTVEFVDLYPTLADLCDLPAPKNLAGQSLRPLLNNPNARWTKPAYTQVTRTENGRQIMGRSVRTERWRYTEWDDGKAGVELYDHDKDPHEFTNLANNPKYTHTVAETKALLHAGGQPDSIRQRNESEVVEVRKIWDQAPHNAFTDLVWFKGNWFCVFREGQAHVSPDGALRIITSSDGKTWSSAALITGDKSDLRDAKITITPGGQLMLSGAAALHQPAEFKHQSLAWFSKDGHNWSEPVKIGDPNFWLWRTTWHKKTAYSVGYDTTAENFIRLYASKDGKRFETLVPKLFDEGHPNETSIVFLPDDTALCLLRRDGEKASGQLGLARPPYKEWQWKDLGVKIGGPHMLRLADGRIVAAVRLYDGGARTALMWVDADSGKLTEFLKLPSGGDNSYPGLAWHDGLLWVSYYSSHEGKASIYLAKVKLPAK, from the coding sequence ATGAAAAGACAATTCTCCATCCTTCTGGTTTGCTGTTGTCTCACGGCTGCGATTTCTCCGGCAGTTGAATCCGCCCAGACACGATCACGCAAACCGAATGTTCTCTTCATCGCCGCTGATGATCTGAACAATGCGCTCGGATGTTACGGCCATTCGCTGGTGAAATCGCCGAACATCGACCGGATCGCCGCGCGTGGTGTTCGTTTCGACCGCGCGTATTGCCAATTCCCGCTTTGCAGTCCGAGTCGCGTTTCACTGCTGACTGGTTTGCGTCCGGACACGACGCGCATCTTTGATCTCAAGGTTGATTTTCGTAAATCGACGCTGCCGGATGTCGTCACGCTGCCGCAATTGTTTCGTCAGCATGGTTACTTCGTCGCACGAGTCGGGAAGATTTTTCATTATGGCGTCCCCGGACAAATCGGCACCGACGGTCTGGACGATCCGCAATCGTGGGACGAGGTGGTGAATCCACGTGGTCGCGACAAGGACGAGGAAGGCAAACTCACCAACTACACACCCAGGCGCGGTCTTGGCAGCGCCCTGGCGTTTCTCGCCGCGGACGGCACGGATGAAGAACAAACCGATGGCAAGGGCGCGGCCGCGGCGGTTCGTTTGTTGGAAGAACACAAGGACAAGCCGTTCTTCCTCGCGGTTGGGTTTTACCGTCCACATTGTCCCTACATTGCGCCGAAAAACTATTTCGACATGTATCCGTTGGAAAAGATAAAACTGGCGCAAAACCCCGCGAACGATCTCGCCGACATCCCGCCGGTCGCGCTTTACACCAAGCCGCCGGACTGGGGTTTGACCGAGCCACAACAGCGTGAAGCCATGCGCGCTTACTTCGCCGCCATTTCGTTCATGGACGCCCAGGTCGGCAAACTGCTCGAGGCGCTGGATCGCTTGAAGCTCTGGGAGAATACCATCGTCGTGCTCTGGGGAGATCACGGTTACCTGCTCGGCGAGCACCGGCAGTGGATGAAGATGAGTTTGTTTGAGGAATCGGCGCGCGTCCCGTTGATCATTGCTGCTCCGAGCCAGAAAGCGCAAGGCAAGGGCAGCGGGCGCACAGTGGAGTTTGTGGACCTATACCCGACGCTGGCGGATCTCTGCGACCTGCCCGCGCCAAAAAATCTCGCTGGCCAAAGTCTGCGTCCGCTGTTGAACAACCCGAACGCTCGATGGACCAAACCGGCCTACACGCAAGTGACCCGGACGGAGAACGGTCGCCAAATCATGGGCCGCAGTGTTCGCACCGAACGCTGGCGCTACACCGAATGGGACGACGGCAAAGCTGGCGTGGAACTTTACGACCATGACAAGGACCCTCATGAATTCACCAACCTGGCAAACAATCCAAAGTACACACACACGGTCGCGGAAACAAAAGCTCTGTTGCACGCCGGCGGACAACCAGATTCAATCCGACAACGGAACGAGTCGGAAGTCGTTGAAGTCCGCAAAATCTGGGACCAAGCCCCGCACAATGCCTTCACTGATTTGGTTTGGTTCAAAGGCAACTGGTTTTGCGTGTTTCGTGAAGGCCAGGCGCACGTCTCGCCCGATGGCGCGTTGCGAATCATTACCTCAAGTGACGGCAAGACCTGGAGCTCCGCCGCGTTGATCACTGGTGACAAAAGCGATTTGCGCGACGCCAAGATCACGATCACGCCGGGCGGTCAGTTGATGCTCAGCGGCGCGGCGGCGTTGCACCAGCCGGCAGAGTTCAAGCATCAATCGCTCGCCTGGTTTTCCAAGGATGGACACAACTGGAGTGAGCCGGTCAAAATCGGTGACCCGAACTTCTGGCTGTGGCGGACGACGTGGCACAAGAAAACTGCTTACAGCGTCGGCTACGACACGACGGCAGAAAACTTCATCCGGCTTTACGCCAGCAAGGACGGCAAGAGGTTCGAGACACTTGTGCCGAAACTTTTCGATGAAGGTCATCCGAATGAAACGTCGATTGTCTTTCTGCCCGATGATACCGCGTTGTGCCTGCTGCGTCGCGATGGCGAAAAAGCATCCGGCCAATTGGGCCTTGCCAGGCCGCCCTACAAAGAATGGCAGTGGAAAGACCTCGGTGTCAAAATCGGCGGACCACACATGCTTCGCTTGGCGGATGGGCGGATTGTGGCCGCGGTTCGGCTCTACGACGGCGGGGCGCGCACAGCGTTGATGTGGGTGGATGCCGACTCCGGCAAACTCACAGAGTTTCTTAAACTTCCTTCCGGCGGCGACAATAGTTATCCCGGCCTCGCCTGGCACGATGGCCTGCTCTGGGTCAGCTATTATTCCTCGCACGAAGGCAAGGCGAGCATCTACCTGGCAAAGGTGAAACTTCCGGCAAAATAA